The following coding sequences lie in one Apium graveolens cultivar Ventura chromosome 3, ASM990537v1, whole genome shotgun sequence genomic window:
- the LOC141713539 gene encoding putative 3-deoxy-D-manno-octulosonic acid transferase, mitochondrial isoform X2, with amino-acid sequence MGRNRGGYLVYKFYRSLSHCLSPLIHLHLRFRKFRGIEHPLRWRERLGLPSLPRPPGPLFWFHAVSLGEGLAAVPVIKRCVQRRPDVTVLLTTTTLSAFEVIKDLLPSGVIYQFTPVDTPVAIDSFLGYWKPNAVVLMESELWPNLVMSAARNGIALAILNARMSPKSVRNWSLPANLQLMNLMLSKFSLIIPLAVHFQMLQAPPFSIYFAGDLKFAIEDSLSSNREVETLEDLKGQLVDRPVWMASSIHKGEEKVIIGVHKMLKKVHSNILTIIVPRRPRLGQEITREWRNEGISVALRSNHDKLMPQTEVYMVDTLGELRSFYRITPIALIGGSLLPGLSGHNISEAAAAGCAVLTGHHVGHFLNMVLEMQRINPLSIHQVAGKVELCEVLTVLFSNSSALEACRGAGRQAYHVLSNGVAENVWNLLNCHVFGEASIET; translated from the exons ATGGGGAGAAATAGGGGAGGTTACTTAGTATACAAATTCTACAGAAGTCTCAGTCACTGTTTATCTCCCTTAATACACCTTCATCTCCGTTTTCGTAAATTTCGAGGCATCGAACACCCTCTCCGATGGCGTGAGCGTCTCGGTCTTCCTTCTCTTCCTCGTCCTCCTGGTCCCCTCTTCTGGTTCCACGCCGTCTCTTTAG GTGAAGGACTTGCAGCTGTACCTGTGATCAAACGTTGCGTGCAGCGCAGACCTGATGTTACCGTTTTATTGACCACAACTACATTATCAGCATT TGAGGTAATAAAGGATTTGCTTCCTTCTGGAGTCATATATCAG TTTACTCCTGTCGATACACCAGTCGCTATAGATTCCTTCTTGGGCTACTGGAAGCCAAATGCAGTTGTGCTGATGGAGAGTGAACTTTGGCCAAATCTTGTAATGAGTGCTGCAAGAAATGGT ATTGCCCTTGCAATATTAAATGCACGCATGTCTCCGAAATCTGTTAGGAACTGGTCTTTGCCTGCAAATCTTCAATTGATGAATTTAATGCTGTCAAAGTTTTCATTAATTATTCCATTG GCAGTCCATTTTCAGATGCTGCAAGCACCACCATTTTCTATCTACTTTGCTGGTGATTTGAAGTTTG CTATAGAAGATTCTCTGAGTTCTAATCGAGAAGTTGAAACTTTGGAAGATCTGAAGGGACAACTTGTTGATAGACCTGTTTGGATGGCTTCTTCTATACACAAGGGAGAAGAAAAAG TGATTATTGGAGTTCACAAAATGCTGAAGAAAGTACACTCTAATATACTCACCATTATTGTGCCTCGGCGTCCACGGCTTGGACAAGAGATTACCCGT GAATGGCGAAATGAAGGGATAAGCGTTGCACTGAGGTCTAATCATGACAAACTTATGCCACAAACAGAAGTCTATATGGTGGATACACTAG GTGAACTCAGAAGCTTTTACAGAATAACTCCAATAGCTCTTATTGGAGGTTCTCTTTTGCCTGGTTTGAGTGGGCATAATATATCAGAAGCTGCTGCTGCCGGCTGTGCTGTTTTAACTG GTCATCATGTTGGCCATTTCTTGAACATGGTATTAGAAATGCAAAGAATAAATCCTTTGTCGATTCACCAG GTTGCTGGAAAGGTTGAGCTCTGTGAAGTTCTTACTGTGCTCTTCAGTAATTCCAGTGCTTTGGAAGCATGCCGTGGAGCTGGAAGACAAGCCTATCATGTCCTATCAAATGGTGTAGCTGAAAATGTCTGGAATCTTCTAAACTGTCATGTTTTTGGAGAAGCTTCAATAGAGACTTAG
- the LOC141713539 gene encoding putative 3-deoxy-D-manno-octulosonic acid transferase, mitochondrial isoform X1 — protein sequence MGRNRGGYLVYKFYRSLSHCLSPLIHLHLRFRKFRGIEHPLRWRERLGLPSLPRPPGPLFWFHAVSLGEGLAAVPVIKRCVQRRPDVTVLLTTTTLSAFEVIKDLLPSGVIYQFTPVDTPVAIDSFLGYWKPNAVVLMESELWPNLVMSAARNGIALAILNARMSPKSVRNWSLPANLQLMNLMLSKFSLIIPLSNVQAVHFQMLQAPPFSIYFAGDLKFAIEDSLSSNREVETLEDLKGQLVDRPVWMASSIHKGEEKVIIGVHKMLKKVHSNILTIIVPRRPRLGQEITREWRNEGISVALRSNHDKLMPQTEVYMVDTLGELRSFYRITPIALIGGSLLPGLSGHNISEAAAAGCAVLTGHHVGHFLNMVLEMQRINPLSIHQVAGKVELCEVLTVLFSNSSALEACRGAGRQAYHVLSNGVAENVWNLLNCHVFGEASIET from the exons ATGGGGAGAAATAGGGGAGGTTACTTAGTATACAAATTCTACAGAAGTCTCAGTCACTGTTTATCTCCCTTAATACACCTTCATCTCCGTTTTCGTAAATTTCGAGGCATCGAACACCCTCTCCGATGGCGTGAGCGTCTCGGTCTTCCTTCTCTTCCTCGTCCTCCTGGTCCCCTCTTCTGGTTCCACGCCGTCTCTTTAG GTGAAGGACTTGCAGCTGTACCTGTGATCAAACGTTGCGTGCAGCGCAGACCTGATGTTACCGTTTTATTGACCACAACTACATTATCAGCATT TGAGGTAATAAAGGATTTGCTTCCTTCTGGAGTCATATATCAG TTTACTCCTGTCGATACACCAGTCGCTATAGATTCCTTCTTGGGCTACTGGAAGCCAAATGCAGTTGTGCTGATGGAGAGTGAACTTTGGCCAAATCTTGTAATGAGTGCTGCAAGAAATGGT ATTGCCCTTGCAATATTAAATGCACGCATGTCTCCGAAATCTGTTAGGAACTGGTCTTTGCCTGCAAATCTTCAATTGATGAATTTAATGCTGTCAAAGTTTTCATTAATTATTCCATTG AGCAATGTGCAGGCAGTCCATTTTCAGATGCTGCAAGCACCACCATTTTCTATCTACTTTGCTGGTGATTTGAAGTTTG CTATAGAAGATTCTCTGAGTTCTAATCGAGAAGTTGAAACTTTGGAAGATCTGAAGGGACAACTTGTTGATAGACCTGTTTGGATGGCTTCTTCTATACACAAGGGAGAAGAAAAAG TGATTATTGGAGTTCACAAAATGCTGAAGAAAGTACACTCTAATATACTCACCATTATTGTGCCTCGGCGTCCACGGCTTGGACAAGAGATTACCCGT GAATGGCGAAATGAAGGGATAAGCGTTGCACTGAGGTCTAATCATGACAAACTTATGCCACAAACAGAAGTCTATATGGTGGATACACTAG GTGAACTCAGAAGCTTTTACAGAATAACTCCAATAGCTCTTATTGGAGGTTCTCTTTTGCCTGGTTTGAGTGGGCATAATATATCAGAAGCTGCTGCTGCCGGCTGTGCTGTTTTAACTG GTCATCATGTTGGCCATTTCTTGAACATGGTATTAGAAATGCAAAGAATAAATCCTTTGTCGATTCACCAG GTTGCTGGAAAGGTTGAGCTCTGTGAAGTTCTTACTGTGCTCTTCAGTAATTCCAGTGCTTTGGAAGCATGCCGTGGAGCTGGAAGACAAGCCTATCATGTCCTATCAAATGGTGTAGCTGAAAATGTCTGGAATCTTCTAAACTGTCATGTTTTTGGAGAAGCTTCAATAGAGACTTAG